Proteins from one uncultured Cohaesibacter sp. genomic window:
- the msrB gene encoding peptide-methionine (R)-S-oxide reductase MsrB produces the protein MTKELKKEEEWKQLLTDEQYHVMRQHGTERPGSSPLNFENRTGEYYCVACGTRLFTSDSKFDAGCGWPSFYETADAEAVTEHSDHSLFMERTEIRCANCGSHLGHVFDDGPMPTGLRYCMNGVALRFEPEDA, from the coding sequence ATGACAAAAGAATTAAAGAAAGAAGAAGAGTGGAAGCAATTACTAACCGATGAGCAATACCATGTGATGCGACAACATGGCACGGAACGTCCCGGGTCCTCACCGCTCAATTTCGAGAATAGAACGGGCGAATATTACTGTGTTGCTTGCGGAACACGTCTTTTTACATCGGATTCGAAGTTTGATGCAGGGTGCGGCTGGCCCAGCTTTTATGAAACAGCCGACGCAGAGGCCGTGACAGAGCATTCCGATCACAGTCTTTTTATGGAAAGAACCGAAATTCGCTGTGCAAATTGCGGTTCGCATCTGGGTCATGTCTTTGACGATGGCCCCATGCCAACCGGTTTGCGCTATTGCATGAATGGTGTCGCACTGCGTTTTGAGCCGGAAGACGCATAA
- a CDS encoding putative monovalent cation/H+ antiporter subunit A, which translates to MALEFGGGLNLALATPFAAAVVAPYLKRLMGHNVAWLLALVPASIFVYLCQFIGTVATSGHGVHITPLEWLPQYGIQYSLFVDGLSLVFALLISGIGTLIILYSGGYMKGHADQGRFFSFMFLFMGSMIGVVLADNLMTLFIYWELTSITSFLLIGFNHKEERSRRAALQALIVTGGGGLALLAGLLMMYQAGGTMEMSELLTRGDVLRDNGHYVAMLLLILGGAFTKSAQFPFHYWLRNAMEAPTPVSAYLHSATMVKAGVYLLMRVHPVMGDTTLWMTILPIFGAITLIMGTWMSLRQTDLKLTLAYTTIASLGLLVMLVGTSNETAITGAVVYLFAHALFKGGFFMIVGTIDHEAGTRDVTRLGGLRNAMPVSFYAAVACALSMGGIWPFIGFIAKEEMYLGLLGTNLPALLLTLAAVLGNAMMFGAAFVVALKPFLGEEVHTPKHAHEGPVLLVAGPVTLASLGLLAMLFGDFVGAELLRPMANAVHGHHGHLQVGIGAVHVNFAFLLSLITIALGVGFYFRYEAIRATRGVLIRTLGEGPDSFFDIFIGGLVRFSARTMRLLQSGNMEVYLAATFATIALALLVPMIVFDELPDWPQFPDLYIYEWSTLGLAVVGLYALIVAKTRLTAIVSLGIQGFAVALIFLLFGAPDLSFTQFMVETLAVVIIALIMNRLSLKEHDKRPPQQMMVDASLSVLVGLGFCLLLMSVTQGAFDRHLSDFFTDYSRVIAHGRNIVNVIIVDFRGFDTLGEIAVVTITALCVHTLTLGTGRSGLKNKFFKNKASGFDEATSGQKGAE; encoded by the coding sequence ATGGCGTTGGAATTCGGTGGCGGTCTCAATCTGGCATTGGCCACTCCCTTTGCTGCAGCAGTGGTTGCTCCATATCTCAAGCGGCTGATGGGGCATAATGTTGCCTGGCTGCTTGCCTTGGTGCCTGCTAGCATTTTCGTCTATTTGTGCCAGTTTATTGGAACGGTCGCGACCTCCGGTCATGGAGTGCATATCACACCGCTGGAATGGTTGCCGCAATATGGCATCCAGTATTCCCTCTTTGTCGATGGTCTCAGCCTGGTCTTTGCGCTGCTTATATCCGGTATTGGCACCCTGATCATTCTCTATTCAGGTGGATATATGAAGGGCCACGCCGACCAAGGGCGTTTCTTCAGCTTCATGTTCCTGTTTATGGGCTCTATGATCGGCGTTGTGCTGGCTGACAATCTGATGACGCTGTTCATCTATTGGGAGCTGACCTCGATTACGTCATTTCTGCTCATCGGTTTCAATCACAAGGAAGAGCGCTCCCGTCGTGCGGCCCTGCAGGCCCTGATCGTGACCGGCGGTGGTGGTTTGGCTCTGTTGGCCGGATTGCTGATGATGTATCAGGCTGGCGGCACGATGGAGATGAGTGAACTGCTCACCAGAGGCGATGTCTTGCGCGACAATGGCCACTATGTAGCCATGCTGCTTTTGATCTTGGGCGGAGCCTTCACCAAATCCGCTCAATTTCCGTTTCACTACTGGCTTCGCAATGCCATGGAAGCGCCGACCCCCGTGTCGGCTTATCTGCATTCCGCAACCATGGTCAAAGCGGGTGTCTATCTGTTGATGCGTGTGCATCCCGTCATGGGGGACACGACGCTCTGGATGACCATTCTGCCTATCTTCGGCGCGATCACCCTGATCATGGGGACATGGATGAGCCTGCGTCAGACCGACCTGAAACTGACACTCGCTTACACGACGATCGCTTCACTCGGCCTGTTGGTGATGCTGGTTGGAACCTCCAACGAAACCGCCATTACCGGCGCAGTGGTCTATCTGTTTGCGCATGCGCTCTTTAAGGGCGGCTTCTTCATGATTGTCGGAACCATCGACCATGAAGCCGGAACCCGCGACGTAACGCGCCTTGGCGGCTTGCGCAACGCCATGCCGGTTTCCTTCTATGCGGCTGTGGCCTGCGCTCTGTCGATGGGCGGCATCTGGCCCTTCATCGGCTTTATCGCCAAGGAAGAAATGTATCTGGGCTTGCTGGGAACAAACCTGCCTGCCTTATTACTGACGCTTGCTGCCGTATTAGGCAACGCTATGATGTTTGGCGCCGCTTTCGTCGTCGCACTCAAACCATTTCTCGGCGAAGAGGTCCATACACCCAAGCATGCGCATGAAGGGCCGGTTCTGCTAGTTGCCGGGCCAGTAACGCTTGCTAGCCTTGGTCTTCTGGCCATGCTGTTTGGTGATTTCGTGGGGGCGGAGCTTCTGCGCCCCATGGCCAATGCTGTGCATGGGCATCACGGGCATCTACAAGTCGGTATCGGCGCTGTTCATGTCAATTTCGCCTTCTTGCTGTCCTTGATCACCATAGCGCTCGGAGTCGGCTTCTATTTTCGATATGAAGCCATCAGAGCCACGCGCGGAGTACTCATCCGCACGTTGGGGGAGGGGCCAGACAGCTTCTTCGATATCTTTATCGGCGGTCTTGTGCGTTTCTCCGCTCGCACGATGCGCCTGTTGCAGAGCGGGAACATGGAGGTCTATCTGGCAGCGACTTTCGCCACCATTGCGCTTGCTTTGCTTGTGCCGATGATCGTGTTTGACGAACTGCCCGACTGGCCTCAATTCCCTGATCTCTATATCTATGAATGGTCTACCCTCGGTCTTGCCGTGGTTGGCCTCTATGCCTTGATCGTCGCCAAGACGCGCTTGACGGCGATCGTGTCACTGGGCATTCAGGGCTTTGCCGTTGCGTTGATCTTCTTGCTGTTTGGCGCTCCTGATTTGAGCTTCACACAGTTCATGGTCGAGACGCTGGCCGTGGTCATCATTGCTCTCATCATGAACCGTCTTTCTTTGAAAGAGCATGACAAGCGGCCTCCGCAGCAGATGATGGTTGATGCGAGCTTGTCGGTCCTTGTAGGGCTTGGTTTCTGCCTGCTGCTCATGTCGGTCACGCAAGGGGCGTTTGATCGTCACCTGAGCGATTTCTTCACAGACTACAGCCGTGTCATTGCCCATGGCCGTAACATCGTGAACGTCATCATCGTTGATTTCCGTGGCTTCGATACGCTGGGCGAAATCGCAGTGGTTACGATCACGGCTCTGTGCGTGCATACCCTCACGTTGGGCACGGGGCGGTCCGGGCTCAAAAACAAGTTCTTTAAGAATAAGGCTTCCGGCTTTGATGAAGCGACCTCTGGTCAGAAAGGAGCAGAGTAA